A window of Blastomonas sp. SL216 contains these coding sequences:
- a CDS encoding aminotransferase class V-fold PLP-dependent enzyme, translating into MSMDYPSLAEAEARDAADPLYAWRNRFTLPEGVIYLDGNSLGALPTATRALMRDATDRQWGEGLIRSWNDADWIGAPRRVGDKIATLIRAAPGEVIVCDSVTVNLYKLMGAILAARPGQGRTILTESGNFPTDLHVAAGIAAQHGLVLDACQRGEIADRIGPDTALIVLTHVHYKTGERFDIAAVQALADTHDVPLIWDLSHSAGAVPLNMAADAARFAVGCGYKYLNGGPGAPAFLYVAGEALEFLGSPIQGWMGHAAPFAMTDDYAPAPGIERFLAGTPPMLSLLALEGGVDLMLEADRDALWTKSQALFNFLIQLMAARCPQLELITPARADLRGSHASFAHPQAWPINRALIDAGVIGDFRAPNVLRLGLTPLYLGFADLWHAVDRLAAIMDEGRWQRSEYSAPTRVT; encoded by the coding sequence ATGAGCATGGACTATCCTTCGCTTGCCGAGGCAGAAGCACGCGATGCGGCCGATCCGCTGTACGCCTGGCGCAACCGGTTCACGCTGCCCGAAGGCGTGATCTATCTCGACGGCAATTCGCTGGGTGCATTGCCGACCGCGACGCGCGCACTGATGCGCGATGCGACCGATCGGCAATGGGGCGAGGGGCTGATCCGCAGCTGGAACGATGCCGACTGGATCGGCGCGCCGCGCCGCGTGGGCGACAAGATCGCTACGCTGATCCGCGCTGCGCCGGGCGAGGTGATCGTCTGCGATTCGGTGACGGTCAACCTCTACAAGCTGATGGGGGCGATCCTCGCGGCGAGGCCGGGCCAGGGCAGGACGATCCTGACCGAGAGCGGCAATTTCCCGACCGACCTGCATGTTGCTGCAGGAATTGCTGCGCAGCATGGCCTGGTGCTGGATGCCTGCCAGCGCGGCGAGATTGCCGATCGCATCGGCCCGGACACCGCGCTGATCGTGCTGACTCATGTGCATTACAAGACCGGCGAGCGGTTCGACATCGCCGCGGTGCAGGCACTGGCCGACACGCATGATGTGCCGCTGATCTGGGACCTGTCGCACAGCGCGGGTGCCGTGCCGCTGAACATGGCCGCGGATGCTGCGCGCTTTGCCGTGGGCTGCGGGTATAAATATCTGAACGGCGGCCCCGGTGCCCCGGCGTTCCTCTATGTGGCCGGTGAAGCGCTGGAGTTTCTGGGGTCTCCCATTCAGGGCTGGATGGGCCATGCCGCCCCCTTCGCGATGACCGATGATTATGCCCCGGCACCGGGTATCGAGCGTTTTCTGGCAGGCACGCCGCCGATGCTGTCGCTGCTCGCGCTGGAAGGCGGGGTCGACCTGATGCTGGAGGCGGACCGTGATGCGCTGTGGACCAAGTCGCAGGCGCTGTTCAATTTTCTCATCCAGTTGATGGCGGCGCGCTGCCCGCAGCTTGAGCTGATTACCCCGGCGCGCGCAGATCTTCGCGGCAGCCATGCCAGCTTTGCGCATCCGCAGGCCTGGCCGATCAACCGCGCGCTGATCGACGCGGGCGTGATCGGCGATTTCCGTGCACCCAATGTGCTGCGGCTGGGGCTGACCCCGCTCTATCTGGGCTTTGCCGATCTGTGGCACGCGGTGGATCGGCTGGCCGCGATCATGGATGAAGGCCGCTGGCAGCGTAGCGAGTACAGCGCCCCGACACGGGTGACCTGA
- a CDS encoding DUF2239 family protein: MSSFTAFLGGKQIASGSSDDVVRAIRDSLHLHDGALLVFDDETGRVTDLDYRAVAQQGAGRPRLGVKAREVTLLPRHWEWLSGQPGGASAALRRLVDAERSKGQSEHQRRDAVYRFMQAACGDMPGYEEALRALYAARREDFLAAINPWPADMVRYIARLLTGSSDEPGAEPGA, from the coding sequence ATGTCCAGTTTCACGGCCTTTCTTGGCGGCAAGCAGATTGCTTCCGGCAGCAGCGACGATGTTGTCAGGGCGATCCGCGATAGCCTGCACCTTCACGATGGCGCGCTTCTGGTGTTCGATGACGAGACGGGGCGGGTCACCGATCTTGATTACCGGGCCGTCGCTCAGCAGGGGGCCGGTCGTCCCAGGCTTGGCGTGAAAGCGCGAGAGGTCACGCTGCTGCCGCGCCACTGGGAATGGTTGTCCGGTCAGCCCGGCGGTGCATCCGCTGCGCTGAGGCGGCTGGTCGATGCGGAGCGGAGCAAGGGGCAGAGCGAGCACCAGCGCCGCGACGCAGTCTACCGGTTCATGCAGGCCGCTTGCGGCGATATGCCGGGTTACGAGGAGGCATTGCGGGCGCTTTACGCGGCGCGCCGTGAAGATTTCCTGGCGGCGATTAACCCATGGCCAGCAGACATGGTACGCTATATCGCCAGGCTGCTGACCGGATCTTCCGATGAGCCGGGGGCAGAACCGGGCGCATAA
- a CDS encoding tyrosine-protein phosphatase, translated as MRLKTALALVLLAGSAPALAIDNVTVSRVDADHVKVSWKDSDPVDIIVTDTPVAAGAAVPVVKANRKGEAVVALPSTKRQFLVLRDGGDASLTLTAERELPLAKGSNFRDLGGYKGAGGKTVRWGKVFRSGALPLLTEDDYALLGGLQIGTIVDLRSLEEREVAGTLLDDRTGALFVSNDYSLKPLMANMGSMKGEYVYTGMEKLLAPQYRSLFKRLLADDGAVMYHCSAGQDRTGIASALILSALGVDRETILADYHLSTQLRRPQNEMPPLDPANYPTNPIVQYYAAAAKKPGGVKAEPLYSASGKSHLAQFFEVIDRDYGGVEGYLATLGVTAVDVARLRSLYLE; from the coding sequence ATGCGCCTCAAGACCGCTCTCGCTCTGGTGCTGCTCGCTGGCTCCGCGCCTGCCCTTGCCATAGACAATGTCACGGTCAGCCGCGTCGATGCCGATCATGTCAAGGTCAGCTGGAAGGACAGCGATCCGGTCGACATCATCGTCACTGACACTCCGGTTGCGGCCGGGGCGGCCGTGCCCGTGGTCAAGGCCAATCGCAAGGGTGAGGCCGTTGTCGCGCTGCCTTCGACCAAGCGCCAGTTCCTGGTGCTGCGCGATGGCGGCGATGCCTCGCTGACGCTGACCGCAGAGCGCGAGCTGCCGCTCGCCAAGGGATCGAATTTCCGCGATCTGGGCGGCTACAAGGGCGCAGGCGGCAAGACGGTGCGCTGGGGCAAGGTGTTCCGCTCAGGCGCGCTGCCGCTGCTGACCGAGGATGATTACGCGCTGCTCGGCGGACTCCAGATCGGCACTATCGTCGATCTGCGTTCGCTCGAGGAGCGCGAGGTCGCAGGCACGCTGCTCGACGACCGCACCGGCGCGCTGTTCGTATCGAACGACTATTCGCTGAAACCCCTGATGGCCAATATGGGCAGCATGAAGGGCGAATATGTCTATACCGGCATGGAAAAGCTGCTCGCCCCCCAGTACCGCTCGCTGTTCAAGCGGCTGCTCGCCGATGATGGCGCGGTGATGTATCACTGCTCTGCGGGGCAGGACCGCACCGGCATTGCCTCGGCGCTGATCCTGAGCGCACTCGGCGTGGATCGCGAGACGATCCTGGCGGACTATCACCTCTCCACCCAGCTGCGCCGCCCGCAGAACGAAATGCCGCCGCTCGACCCGGCCAACTATCCGACCAACCCGATCGTCCAATATTATGCCGCCGCCGCGAAAAAGCCCGGCGGAGTGAAGGCAGAGCCGCTCTATTCCGCCTCGGGTAAATCGCATCTCGCGCAGTTCTTTGAGGTGATTGATCGCGATTATGGCGGTGTCGAAGGTTATCTGGCGACGCTCGGAGTGACTGCGGTGGATGTCGCAAGGCTGCGGTCGCTGTATCTGGAATAG
- a CDS encoding TonB-dependent receptor has translation MILNTRADALLRSSISVIAFVAAAGLPVMAQDKAEDEAAAEGEIIVQGAIITAQGESIAQKRNADNLIDISAADSVGRFPDQNSAAALSRLPAVAVQRDQGQERYIQVRGAPNRWTSVSIDGVPMIGADEGGLTRAYRFDAVPAVILSALAINKSLTPNIQAEAIVANIDLRTFSPLEGKNGFHVQGDVGYGFMELGEGEQRQGSIRVSYSDGTFGVVAGASHYRREQVTDNREVGLYDEPSGPTDTQFGPTEIDIRQYRLVRENNGLFAGFEFSPQEGQKLYAKTIYTEFKDDEQRDQYEIRLDRALSGTRNLSGGDLVRVPIRGSFNLGNYRTRNFINTIGGDYEENGWKVNFAANYTRTENTTYLPLVQASTATATSPSVRYDFSRPNFPIVQLFQTVPGATAGSFVRGPALANFDQTTLINANTSPALVIPIVQDVFTDSYTVKLDVAKELGDVTLTGGLLYADRDIGGFIFATSNAVLLSPQALTGTGLSFNPASYISNTPWDTGFPLGLTFNYVDNTRMRADLDNIFATLQRQGRFNPANNVPAENRFELNEKTLTAYGMAKWVFDGGQVIAGARVEHFRLQNQGQARLANGTLVPLSAPQDYTDIFPSVNARFDVTDNLVFRVAGQRGIARPSFGEIRVGSAINDTNSPGTISGGNPTLRPEYTWGVDASLEYYIPGQGIIAVSGFHRWVDNVLFSNTQIVGSDAFNSNGVDRSRYLLTSSFNGNSGELYGVEFNYQQQFTFLPSPLDGFGFQGNLTLIEGSFDTDQRRNIGFPGTSDTIVNASLYYEKYGLSIRASYQWRSDYLESLSIGTGGTVTGDEFRGGYTNVDVAIRYDITPNISLFADLNNLTDAKYTAFLGTKARPTEVEQIGRRYLAGIRFGF, from the coding sequence ATGATTCTGAACACACGTGCCGATGCGCTGCTGCGCTCATCCATCTCGGTCATCGCCTTTGTCGCCGCTGCGGGCCTGCCTGTGATGGCGCAGGACAAGGCCGAGGATGAGGCTGCAGCCGAAGGCGAAATCATCGTCCAGGGCGCTATCATCACCGCGCAGGGGGAATCGATCGCGCAGAAGCGCAACGCCGACAATCTGATCGACATTTCGGCAGCAGACTCGGTCGGCCGCTTCCCCGACCAGAACAGTGCCGCTGCGCTCTCGCGCCTGCCCGCCGTCGCGGTGCAGCGCGACCAGGGCCAGGAACGCTATATCCAGGTGCGCGGCGCGCCCAACCGCTGGACTTCGGTCAGCATCGATGGCGTGCCGATGATCGGCGCGGACGAAGGCGGCCTCACCCGCGCCTATCGCTTCGATGCGGTGCCCGCCGTGATCCTGAGCGCGCTGGCGATCAACAAGTCGCTCACCCCCAATATCCAGGCTGAGGCGATCGTCGCCAATATCGACCTGCGCACCTTCTCGCCGCTGGAAGGCAAGAACGGCTTCCACGTCCAGGGCGATGTCGGATACGGTTTCATGGAACTGGGCGAAGGCGAGCAGCGCCAGGGCTCGATCCGCGTATCGTACAGCGATGGCACGTTCGGCGTGGTCGCCGGCGCATCGCATTACCGCCGCGAGCAGGTCACGGACAATCGCGAGGTCGGCCTGTATGACGAACCCAGCGGCCCCACCGATACCCAGTTTGGTCCGACCGAAATCGACATCCGCCAGTATCGCCTGGTGCGCGAGAATAACGGCCTGTTTGCAGGTTTCGAATTCTCACCGCAAGAAGGCCAGAAGCTCTACGCCAAGACCATCTATACCGAGTTCAAGGACGACGAGCAGCGCGACCAGTACGAGATCCGGCTCGACCGCGCGCTCTCGGGCACGCGCAACCTGTCGGGCGGCGATCTCGTCCGCGTGCCGATCCGGGGCTCTTTCAATCTCGGCAATTATCGCACGCGCAACTTCATCAACACCATCGGCGGCGATTATGAGGAAAACGGTTGGAAGGTGAACTTCGCGGCCAATTATACCCGCACCGAGAACACCACCTATCTGCCGCTGGTCCAGGCAAGCACGGCGACCGCGACCTCGCCTTCGGTTCGCTATGATTTCAGTCGCCCGAACTTCCCAATCGTGCAGCTGTTCCAGACCGTGCCGGGAGCGACGGCGGGCAGCTTCGTGCGCGGTCCGGCGCTGGCGAATTTCGACCAGACCACGCTGATCAATGCCAACACCTCGCCCGCTCTGGTCATCCCGATCGTGCAGGACGTGTTCACCGACAGCTATACCGTGAAACTCGATGTCGCGAAGGAACTGGGCGATGTGACGCTGACCGGCGGCCTGCTCTATGCCGATCGCGACATTGGCGGGTTCATCTTCGCGACGTCCAATGCGGTGCTGCTGTCGCCTCAGGCACTCACCGGCACCGGCCTCAGCTTCAACCCGGCAAGCTATATCAGCAACACGCCCTGGGACACCGGTTTCCCGCTCGGGCTCACCTTCAACTATGTCGACAACACGCGGATGCGCGCCGATCTCGACAATATCTTCGCGACGCTGCAGCGCCAGGGCCGGTTCAATCCGGCCAACAATGTGCCCGCGGAAAACCGCTTCGAACTCAACGAGAAGACCCTGACCGCCTATGGCATGGCCAAATGGGTGTTCGATGGCGGCCAGGTGATCGCCGGTGCGCGCGTCGAGCATTTCCGGCTGCAGAACCAGGGCCAGGCCCGGCTCGCCAACGGCACGCTGGTGCCGCTGTCCGCACCGCAGGACTATACCGACATCTTCCCCAGCGTGAACGCGCGCTTTGATGTCACCGACAATCTGGTGTTCCGCGTGGCCGGCCAGCGCGGCATTGCCCGGCCCAGCTTCGGCGAAATCCGCGTGGGCTCTGCGATCAACGATACCAACAGCCCTGGCACGATCAGCGGCGGCAACCCGACGCTGCGGCCAGAATATACCTGGGGCGTCGATGCGAGCCTCGAATATTATATTCCCGGCCAGGGCATCATCGCGGTGTCGGGCTTCCACCGCTGGGTCGACAATGTGCTGTTCTCGAACACGCAGATCGTGGGTTCGGACGCCTTCAACAGCAATGGCGTCGATCGTTCGCGCTATCTGCTCACCTCCAGCTTCAACGGCAATTCGGGCGAGTTGTACGGCGTCGAGTTCAACTACCAGCAGCAGTTCACCTTCCTGCCCTCGCCGCTCGACGGCTTCGGCTTCCAGGGCAACCTGACGCTGATCGAGGGCAGCTTCGATACCGATCAGCGCCGCAATATCGGCTTCCCCGGCACGTCGGACACGATCGTCAACGCATCGCTCTATTACGAGAAATACGGGCTCTCGATCCGCGCCAGCTACCAGTGGCGCAGCGATTACCTCGAATCGCTGTCGATTGGCACCGGTGGTACCGTGACCGGGGACGAGTTCCGCGGCGGCTATACCAATGTCGATGTCGCGATCCGCTATGACATCACCCCGAACATCAGCCTGTTTGCCGATCTCAACAACTTGACTGACGCCAAATACACGGCATTTCTGGGCACCAAGGCACGCCCGACCGAGGTCGAACAGATCGGCAGGCGCTACCTTGCCGGCATCCGCTTCGGCTTCTGA
- a CDS encoding arylesterase: MLLVHCTVGCSQPSDEAPKPPVEKGADNGAEQPGRNPLSADTRLVMAFGDSLYAGYNVRQDESFPAQLEKALSAKGLKVSVHNAGVSGDTTAAGLQRLAFALDGLPRKPDLVILGLGGNDMLRGISPDQTESNLEAMLKELQKRSIPVVLTGMIAAPNLGQDYASKFNPIYVKLAEKYDAELYPFFLDGVITDKALMLPDGIHPNPKGIARVVSGIDDMVAEELKG; this comes from the coding sequence TTGTTGCTTGTCCATTGCACTGTCGGATGTTCGCAGCCGTCGGACGAAGCGCCGAAGCCTCCGGTCGAAAAGGGTGCGGACAATGGCGCCGAACAGCCTGGCCGCAATCCGCTGAGCGCCGATACCCGGCTGGTCATGGCGTTCGGCGACAGCCTGTATGCAGGCTATAACGTCCGGCAGGATGAAAGCTTCCCCGCACAGCTCGAAAAAGCGCTGTCCGCCAAGGGGTTGAAGGTCTCGGTCCACAATGCCGGGGTCTCGGGCGATACCACCGCAGCAGGGCTGCAGCGCCTTGCCTTTGCGCTCGACGGCCTGCCGCGCAAGCCCGATCTCGTCATCCTGGGCCTGGGCGGCAACGACATGCTGCGGGGCATCAGCCCTGATCAGACCGAAAGCAATCTGGAGGCGATGCTGAAGGAATTGCAGAAGCGGTCGATCCCCGTCGTGCTCACCGGCATGATCGCGGCGCCCAATCTGGGCCAGGATTATGCGTCGAAGTTCAACCCCATTTATGTGAAGCTCGCCGAGAAATATGATGCCGAGCTTTATCCGTTCTTTCTCGACGGGGTGATCACCGACAAGGCGCTGATGCTGCCTGATGGCATCCACCCCAACCCCAAGGGCATCGCCAGGGTGGTGTCCGGCATCGATGACATGGTCGCGGAAGAACTGAAGGGTTGA
- a CDS encoding ATP-binding cassette domain-containing protein: protein MHDTLTRPHIAIAARNVTLSLGEAGNQTQILKGIDLEIPLGQSVALLGPSGSGKSSLMAILSGLERASSGEVQVAGLDFGPMDEDGLARARRGRIGIVLQAFHLLPTMTALENVAVPLELAGIADPFGTSARELEAVGLGHRTTHYPSQLSGGEQQRVAIARAMAPGPEIIFADEPTGNLDGTTGEAIIDLLFSRQRASGATLLIITHDPALATHCNRVIEMRDGLIIADRPGGAA from the coding sequence ATGCACGATACGCTCACGCGGCCTCATATTGCCATTGCCGCCCGCAATGTCACCCTCTCGCTCGGCGAGGCAGGCAATCAGACGCAGATTTTGAAGGGCATCGATCTGGAAATTCCGCTGGGCCAGTCGGTGGCGCTGCTCGGGCCTTCGGGATCGGGCAAGTCCTCGCTGATGGCCATCCTGTCGGGTCTGGAACGCGCCAGCAGCGGCGAGGTTCAGGTGGCGGGGCTCGATTTCGGCCCGATGGACGAAGACGGGCTGGCGCGGGCACGGCGCGGGCGCATCGGCATCGTGCTGCAGGCCTTTCACCTGCTGCCGACGATGACCGCGCTCGAAAATGTCGCGGTCCCGCTCGAACTGGCGGGCATTGCCGACCCGTTCGGCACCTCGGCGCGCGAGCTGGAGGCGGTGGGGCTTGGCCATCGCACCACGCATTATCCCAGCCAGCTTTCGGGCGGCGAACAGCAGCGCGTGGCGATTGCCCGCGCGATGGCACCGGGGCCGGAGATCATCTTTGCCGATGAGCCCACCGGCAATCTCGACGGCACCACGGGCGAGGCGATCATCGACCTGCTCTTCAGCCGCCAGCGCGCCAGCGGGGCGACGCTGCTGATCATCACCCATGACCCGGCGCTGGCCACGCACTGCAACCGCGTCATCGAAATGCGCGACGGCCTGATCATCGCGGACCGGCCCGGCGGCGCGGCATGA
- a CDS encoding ABC transporter permease, giving the protein MSWAQIWRIARRDLSGRFRGLRLLIICLFLGVATLATIGSLTASITGELSQRGQVILGGDFEATMSQRMASDAELAAFEREGLVSETVRMQAMAQRAAPRGTGSGPDAILAELKGVDYDYPLYGTLTLQSGRYGPLDPQSTVIGAGLADRLDLKPGDQIRFGEAEFTISGIITDEPDRLGEGFTLGPVALVSDLGIKRTGLIQPGSMYEAKYRVKLGPLADPQQAIARLKAEFPEAGLELRDRDRGAPGTSRFIERMGQFLSLVGLAALVIAGIGVGNGVASYLATKRQGIATLKILGAGSADILRIYLVQILAVSALAILGGLVAGALIPPAIIAAAGDVLPVKPGFAIHPLPLLVSAAYGLLIAFIFALPPLARARHVPAAGLFRSLIEGNRWPDRATMVAVALGIAAIVALALVTAREALFSAWFMAAATGVLLMLAAIGWAIRWTAARLPRPKAPLLRLALANLHRPGAQTGQLVVALGLGLTLFVILAGIQTSLTNEITRTVPQEAPNLFVLDVPVAKGADFRRIVEQAAPGAAVNTVPSLRGTVTGYKNIRVADLKDIPENAWVLRGERGLTYAETLPQGSELIEGTWWPKDYDGPPLVSVDREMAKILDLKVGDSLTVSLLGREFTARIASLRQINWDTMGFNYVMVFSPNTLRDAPHNLAATVSLKGMADAGVKERAVSKAVLANFASSSVIEVRDVIGQVTTILTQIATAIAAAGSIAILSGIAVLIGAIAASRQARIYDSVILKTLGATRGQILSAQALEYGLLAALLALVALALGLTAAWYVITQIFSFNWSPDWPVVMLTLGGGALLTLGLGIAGSLPVLAARPARALRQL; this is encoded by the coding sequence ATGAGCTGGGCGCAGATCTGGCGGATCGCGCGCCGCGACCTTTCCGGGCGTTTTCGCGGGCTCAGGCTGCTCATCATCTGCCTGTTCCTGGGCGTGGCGACGCTGGCGACCATCGGCAGCCTGACGGCATCGATCACCGGCGAGCTTTCGCAGCGCGGCCAGGTGATCCTGGGCGGCGACTTCGAAGCCACCATGTCGCAGCGCATGGCGAGCGATGCGGAGCTCGCCGCGTTCGAGCGCGAAGGGCTGGTCTCCGAAACCGTGCGCATGCAGGCGATGGCGCAGCGCGCCGCGCCGCGTGGCACCGGAAGCGGCCCCGATGCGATCCTCGCCGAGCTGAAGGGGGTAGACTATGACTATCCGCTATATGGCACGCTGACATTGCAGTCGGGCAGATATGGCCCGCTCGACCCTCAGAGCACCGTGATTGGCGCGGGCCTGGCCGACCGGCTGGACCTGAAACCCGGCGACCAGATCCGCTTTGGCGAGGCCGAGTTCACGATCAGCGGCATCATCACCGATGAGCCCGACCGGCTGGGCGAGGGCTTCACCCTGGGGCCGGTGGCGCTCGTGTCCGATCTCGGTATCAAGCGGACCGGGCTGATCCAGCCGGGCAGCATGTACGAGGCCAAATATCGCGTGAAGCTGGGGCCGCTCGCCGACCCGCAACAGGCGATCGCGCGATTGAAGGCCGAGTTTCCTGAAGCCGGGCTGGAACTGCGCGACCGCGATCGCGGTGCGCCGGGGACGTCTCGCTTCATCGAGCGCATGGGCCAGTTCCTCTCGCTGGTCGGGCTTGCCGCGCTGGTGATTGCCGGGATCGGTGTCGGCAATGGCGTCGCCTCCTATCTCGCCACCAAGCGCCAGGGCATCGCGACGCTCAAGATCCTGGGCGCAGGCTCGGCGGACATCCTGCGCATCTATCTGGTGCAGATCCTTGCGGTCTCGGCGCTCGCCATTCTGGGTGGGCTTGTCGCAGGCGCGCTGATCCCGCCTGCGATCATCGCGGCGGCGGGCGATGTGCTGCCCGTAAAGCCCGGCTTTGCCATCCATCCGCTGCCGCTGTTGGTGAGCGCGGCTTATGGCCTGCTCATCGCCTTCATCTTCGCGTTGCCGCCGCTCGCCCGCGCGCGGCACGTGCCTGCGGCCGGACTGTTCCGATCGCTGATCGAGGGCAATCGCTGGCCCGACCGCGCGACCATGGTTGCGGTGGCGCTCGGCATTGCGGCGATCGTCGCGCTGGCGCTGGTCACCGCGCGCGAGGCGCTGTTCTCCGCCTGGTTCATGGCGGCGGCGACCGGCGTGTTGTTGATGCTCGCCGCGATCGGTTGGGCGATCCGCTGGACCGCCGCGAGGTTGCCGCGCCCCAAGGCTCCGCTGCTGCGGCTGGCGCTCGCCAACCTGCACCGCCCGGGCGCACAGACCGGACAGCTGGTGGTCGCGCTGGGGCTGGGGCTGACCCTGTTCGTCATCCTGGCGGGCATCCAGACCAGCCTCACCAACGAGATCACCCGCACGGTCCCCCAGGAAGCGCCCAACCTGTTCGTGCTCGATGTGCCGGTCGCCAAGGGGGCCGATTTCCGCCGGATCGTCGAACAGGCCGCGCCTGGCGCTGCGGTCAACACCGTGCCGTCGCTGCGCGGAACGGTGACCGGCTACAAGAACATCCGCGTCGCCGACCTCAAGGACATTCCGGAAAATGCCTGGGTGCTGCGCGGCGAGCGCGGCCTGACCTATGCCGAGACGCTGCCGCAAGGGAGCGAGCTGATCGAAGGCACATGGTGGCCCAAGGATTATGACGGTCCGCCTTTGGTCTCTGTCGACCGCGAGATGGCGAAGATCCTGGACCTCAAAGTTGGCGACAGCCTGACCGTCAGCCTGTTGGGGCGCGAGTTCACCGCCAGGATTGCCTCGCTGCGCCAGATCAACTGGGACACGATGGGCTTCAACTATGTGATGGTGTTCAGCCCCAACACGCTGCGCGATGCGCCTCACAACCTTGCCGCAACGGTCTCGCTCAAGGGCATGGCGGATGCCGGTGTGAAGGAGCGCGCGGTGTCCAAGGCGGTGCTGGCGAACTTCGCGTCATCCTCGGTGATCGAGGTGCGCGATGTCATCGGCCAGGTGACGACCATCCTCACCCAGATCGCGACCGCCATCGCCGCCGCCGGGTCGATCGCGATCCTGTCGGGCATTGCGGTGCTGATCGGTGCGATCGCCGCCAGCCGCCAGGCGCGCATCTATGACAGCGTGATCCTGAAGACGCTGGGCGCGACGCGCGGGCAGATCTTGTCGGCGCAGGCGCTCGAATACGGCCTGCTCGCTGCCCTGCTGGCGCTGGTCGCGCTGGCGCTGGGGCTGACTGCGGCCTGGTATGTCATCACCCAGATATTCAGCTTCAACTGGTCGCCTGACTGGCCGGTGGTGATGCTGACGCTGGGGGGCGGCGCGCTGCTGACCTTGGGGCTGGGGATTGCCGGATCGCTGCCGGTGCTGGCGGCGCGGCCCGCACGCGCGCTGCGCCAGCTGTGA